Proteins from a genomic interval of Ktedonobacteraceae bacterium:
- the dut gene encoding dUTP diphosphatase, with protein MTTSQLYLRITDMETSAQHLLVNIKRIDTSLPLPTYATAGSVGFDLLCREDTEIEPRTIELVPCNVIVRIPEGYMLLLALRSSTPRRKGLLIPNGVGIIDQDYCGEGDELKAQVFNFREEAVTVKRGERIAQGIFVPITRAVWNEVSEMGQGRGGFGSTGA; from the coding sequence TTGACGACATCCCAACTCTACCTTAGAATAACAGATATGGAAACATCCGCGCAACATCTGCTGGTAAATATCAAACGAATAGATACCAGTTTGCCCCTGCCAACGTATGCCACGGCAGGATCGGTCGGCTTTGACCTGCTCTGTCGCGAAGATACGGAGATTGAGCCGCGCACGATAGAACTGGTTCCTTGCAATGTGATCGTGCGCATTCCAGAGGGTTATATGCTGCTGCTTGCCCTTCGAAGCAGCACCCCACGTCGCAAGGGACTGCTCATCCCGAACGGTGTGGGCATCATCGACCAGGATTACTGCGGTGAGGGAGACGAGCTGAAGGCGCAGGTCTTCAATTTCCGCGAAGAGGCGGTCACAGTGAAACGCGGCGAGCGCATCGCTCAAGGTATTTTTGTTCCGATTACGCGTGCCGTCTGGAACGAAGTGAGCGAGATGGGCCAGGGCCGCGGTGGATTTGGAAGCACAGGTGCATAA
- a CDS encoding DnaJ domain-containing protein — protein sequence MPDYYKILEVPPTASMEEIKRSYHRLARMHHPDLNRHALDIHIKRLNQAYEIIGNPARRAQYDAQRKEMQRRADARANLHRQQKEQAKKQEPEMTWIEGIFGFVKELRRNLKEDV from the coding sequence ATGCCGGACTACTATAAAATTCTTGAAGTGCCCCCAACTGCATCGATGGAAGAGATCAAACGCTCCTACCATCGCCTCGCGCGTATGCATCATCCTGACCTGAACCGGCACGCGCTCGACATCCATATCAAACGCCTGAACCAGGCCTATGAAATCATCGGCAACCCGGCCAGGCGCGCCCAATACGACGCGCAGCGCAAGGAGATGCAACGACGTGCCGATGCCAGAGCCAATCTACATCGCCAGCAAAAGGAGCAGGCAAAAAAACAAGAGCCTGAAATGACCTGGATAGAGGGCATTTTCGGCTTCGTGAAAGAACTGCGCCGGAATCTGAAAGAGGATGTTTAA
- a CDS encoding DedA family protein, whose product MSIFLPIVLNWLLAYGYPVIWFAIFIASAGFPIPSALVLLAAGAFAQAGDFNIFLLAVLALSASVCGDSTGYFIGRRWGTKVIDWLETSKWNRFISPRAIERGRARFKKQAAWAVFLTRFLFPALGGVVNLIAGADPYPYRYFLPCDISGEILSAVIPLSLGYAFGASWEAVGDVLGSFSIFALALLAATFLTLYLIRTARRSRVEKLDTMKEPAIVQFKKTGTMPPDNPAQRSGELPLS is encoded by the coding sequence ATGAGCATATTTCTCCCCATCGTGCTGAACTGGCTGCTGGCCTATGGCTATCCCGTTATCTGGTTCGCGATTTTCATAGCTTCTGCCGGGTTTCCTATTCCCAGCGCCCTCGTCTTGCTCGCGGCAGGAGCATTCGCCCAGGCTGGCGATTTCAATATCTTTTTGCTGGCGGTGCTTGCCCTCAGCGCCTCGGTTTGCGGCGACAGTACGGGCTATTTTATTGGACGGCGCTGGGGTACGAAAGTTATTGACTGGCTAGAAACATCGAAGTGGAACCGCTTTATCTCGCCCAGAGCCATTGAACGAGGCCGCGCGCGCTTTAAGAAACAGGCTGCCTGGGCGGTCTTTCTCACACGCTTTCTCTTTCCGGCATTGGGAGGCGTTGTAAACCTGATCGCGGGCGCTGATCCCTATCCCTATCGTTATTTTCTACCGTGCGATATCTCAGGAGAGATCTTATCAGCAGTGATCCCACTTTCGCTCGGTTATGCTTTTGGTGCGAGCTGGGAAGCGGTAGGCGATGTATTAGGTTCATTTTCGATATTTGCGCTGGCTCTGCTCGCTGCTACATTTCTGACGCTGTACCTGATTAGAACGGCACGCCGTAGCAGAGTGGAGAAGCTCGACACAATGAAAGAGCCGGCTATCGTTCAGTTCAAGAAAACCGGAACAATGCCGCCGGATAATCCCGCACAAAGGTCAGGCGAATTGCCACTTTCGTGA
- a CDS encoding BACON domain-containing carbohydrate-binding protein: protein MSQCLRCSKPCATTSVFCDECRSLLHYQLPQGPASPDMQQPQEPLAVASSFSERPTLETKGQDAGEPVTGPQPIVRDPQTPPPPTLSSYANVAEQTLSRLNEAARRISQAKQGRSEHKGRQYPHASRLAPIRDISADIQRASTPLPKVSMPAENTPASGNPSSDGALPISGEGKPDDIANQATVSTPGLAAKDVELPDLWPWLDTELEDKEVDNWANQTDPLLSRHFPDSSESARIEEEDMRRAAAEGISTAPFPSYRRSHRSPRLRTAFIALAVLAILAMIADGILLSFAFNHSHQASNGPGGPPALTLSSNQASIGTTLQLVISHFTPSTTVYLTHDIDETVQTANDTKYLPIDARGNARTAIVIDNTWGPGFHLLFAEDVQTRYTASAQLQIVGQGQSRPPRLVLPAATINLGTDYQGANTIQNITLTNGGDGAINWTASSNSSWLQVSPSQGMFSKSQTIVIAAQRSGLKPGSYTGKLTFSSNVGPAQGIVIQMDVRPLSAKAGPVLSLSPAVLSFTATDGNTQILSQALTISDPGSQTLNWSLTVNDSTDQSSQDAFLHMLGSNVHWLTTSLSSGVIAAGSSETIEVSVQSAMLLPGTYLGTLNFNAKGAIDGPQSVSVSLTVQPHCGLVVSPGGLTFTSVQGQGNPSNQTLNLSLTNSCDGSIVTWHAVPSVGWLSATPSSGQLKGAMNTATSVAVNINGLAPGRYNGALTFAAGQSTLTVAVQLTVQPAPPPAEPIMSASPLNLNFSNIQGQPNPSGQVVTITNNGTGPLYWKTTVNQFSSSWLGAAPTGGVIQAKQTGQVTVNVDTSTLSPGTYVGQVVLEGTDKSGHVASGSPQNVTVNLVVQPPCVLTQPSSSSLTFSYTEGGTAPTPQNVTFTGTGSCAWPLNWTTALNPPSSTWLTLTPASGSIKTGGEVATIQVSVNTTGLLPGTYSAQVAINATDNSGAPAQGSPQTFTVTLTVVLPCTFQSPPSPLLFTALEGQPASPASQTFTIAETGGCSYPVSWTAVGDPNSTTWLSFTPISGSDGGTGSLVTVTIASTNMAPGTYTGQITVSATDNNGVSVQGAYVVTVQLTITANISGTIFACAGLPPSCSNPQPLAGATVTLISNGNAIQTVISDPSGNYVFTHVPPGLYIITISGMQGGMQYNGVSSSLQLSGNISGFNIDVFSG from the coding sequence ATGAGCCAGTGTTTGCGTTGTAGCAAGCCTTGCGCGACAACCAGTGTATTTTGTGATGAATGCCGCTCTTTGCTGCATTATCAATTGCCGCAGGGTCCTGCTTCACCGGATATGCAACAACCGCAGGAACCCCTCGCGGTAGCTTCCTCATTCTCTGAACGTCCCACATTAGAGACGAAGGGCCAGGATGCCGGTGAGCCTGTAACCGGTCCCCAGCCGATTGTACGCGATCCACAGACCCCCCCGCCTCCCACGCTCTCCAGCTATGCTAATGTTGCCGAACAGACGCTCTCAAGGTTGAACGAAGCGGCGCGGCGCATCTCGCAGGCAAAACAGGGCAGGAGCGAACATAAAGGTCGTCAATATCCCCATGCTTCGCGCCTGGCGCCGATCAGGGACATTTCCGCCGATATCCAACGCGCGAGTACACCTTTGCCGAAAGTCTCAATGCCCGCCGAAAACACCCCGGCTTCCGGTAATCCTTCCTCCGATGGCGCGCTACCCATATCAGGTGAGGGTAAGCCGGATGATATTGCAAATCAGGCGACTGTATCAACCCCAGGCCTGGCTGCCAAAGATGTTGAATTGCCCGACCTCTGGCCCTGGCTGGATACCGAGCTGGAAGACAAAGAGGTTGATAACTGGGCAAACCAGACCGACCCATTATTGTCCCGTCATTTTCCCGATAGCAGCGAATCGGCGCGTATAGAGGAAGAGGATATGCGGCGCGCAGCTGCCGAGGGCATATCCACTGCACCTTTTCCTTCGTACCGTCGTTCCCACCGCTCGCCTCGCCTGCGTACCGCGTTTATCGCCCTGGCAGTTTTAGCAATTCTGGCAATGATAGCCGATGGCATTCTGCTTTCTTTCGCGTTTAATCACTCGCATCAGGCCAGCAATGGGCCTGGCGGCCCACCGGCTTTGACGCTTTCTTCCAATCAGGCCAGTATCGGCACCACTCTGCAGTTGGTCATCAGTCACTTCACGCCGTCAACGACTGTCTATTTGACGCATGATATAGATGAAACCGTACAGACGGCCAACGATACCAAGTATCTTCCAATCGACGCGCGGGGGAATGCCAGGACGGCGATTGTTATCGATAATACCTGGGGGCCGGGTTTTCATTTACTTTTCGCCGAGGATGTCCAGACTCGCTATACTGCCAGCGCGCAATTGCAGATCGTAGGTCAGGGGCAATCACGTCCTCCACGCCTCGTTCTCCCGGCAGCAACCATCAATCTGGGCACCGATTATCAAGGCGCCAATACCATTCAAAATATCACGCTCACGAATGGTGGCGATGGGGCAATCAACTGGACGGCGAGCAGCAATTCATCCTGGCTGCAGGTCTCTCCATCTCAGGGCATGTTCAGCAAGAGCCAGACGATTGTGATCGCCGCCCAGCGTTCAGGTCTGAAGCCAGGAAGCTATACCGGAAAGCTCACCTTTTCTTCAAACGTTGGACCGGCTCAGGGTATAGTCATACAAATGGATGTGCGCCCGCTCTCCGCAAAAGCAGGCCCGGTGCTATCCCTGTCGCCCGCCGTGCTTTCGTTTACGGCCACCGATGGAAATACTCAAATACTTAGCCAGGCGTTAACAATCAGCGATCCGGGGTCTCAGACGCTAAACTGGTCGCTCACTGTGAATGATTCTACAGATCAGTCCAGCCAGGATGCGTTTTTACATATGCTCGGCTCGAATGTACATTGGCTGACAACGAGTCTGTCCTCCGGTGTCATTGCAGCTGGCTCATCTGAGACAATTGAGGTGAGTGTCCAGAGTGCTATGCTGCTCCCCGGTACTTACCTTGGTACGCTGAACTTCAATGCGAAAGGCGCGATCGATGGCCCACAGTCGGTAAGCGTCTCCTTGACGGTGCAGCCGCATTGTGGGCTGGTTGTCAGCCCCGGGGGTCTAACTTTTACCTCTGTGCAGGGGCAGGGTAATCCCAGTAATCAGACCTTGAACCTCTCACTGACGAACAGCTGTGACGGTTCAATCGTCACCTGGCATGCAGTTCCATCGGTGGGCTGGCTATCGGCAACGCCCTCAAGCGGCCAGTTAAAAGGGGCGATGAATACGGCGACTTCCGTCGCTGTGAATATCAATGGGCTTGCTCCGGGAAGATATAACGGTGCGCTTACTTTTGCTGCCGGGCAAAGTACGCTGACGGTGGCAGTTCAGCTGACGGTCCAGCCAGCGCCGCCACCGGCTGAACCCATCATGAGCGCCTCGCCGCTGAATCTCAATTTTAGCAATATACAGGGCCAACCAAACCCGTCGGGCCAGGTGGTAACCATTACCAACAACGGAACCGGCCCGCTCTACTGGAAAACAACGGTCAATCAATTTTCATCAAGCTGGCTTGGCGCAGCGCCGACAGGGGGCGTTATTCAAGCGAAGCAGACGGGACAGGTAACCGTTAATGTAGATACATCTACGCTCTCGCCCGGCACCTACGTTGGACAGGTAGTTCTTGAAGGAACGGACAAAAGTGGGCATGTGGCTAGCGGCAGCCCGCAAAATGTTACCGTCAATCTCGTGGTCCAGCCGCCCTGTGTCCTGACGCAGCCCTCGTCCAGCTCATTGACTTTCAGCTATACAGAGGGGGGAACGGCTCCCACACCGCAAAATGTAACGTTTACGGGGACGGGTAGCTGTGCCTGGCCCTTGAATTGGACGACAGCGCTTAACCCTCCGTCTTCAACCTGGTTGACGCTTACCCCGGCCAGTGGATCAATTAAAACCGGCGGAGAAGTTGCGACCATACAGGTGAGCGTGAATACGACCGGCCTGCTGCCGGGAACGTATAGCGCGCAGGTCGCTATCAACGCTACCGATAATTCCGGCGCGCCTGCCCAGGGAAGCCCGCAGACGTTCACCGTGACCCTGACAGTGGTACTGCCCTGTACTTTCCAGTCGCCGCCATCCCCGCTGCTCTTCACAGCGCTTGAGGGGCAGCCTGCTTCACCGGCGTCCCAGACTTTCACGATTGCTGAAACAGGGGGATGTAGTTATCCTGTCTCCTGGACGGCAGTTGGAGATCCCAACAGCACCACGTGGTTGAGTTTTACGCCCATTTCAGGCAGTGATGGCGGTACCGGAAGCCTCGTCACCGTCACCATCGCTTCGACAAATATGGCCCCTGGAACCTATACAGGGCAGATTACCGTCTCCGCGACCGATAACAATGGCGTCTCCGTACAGGGCGCTTATGTGGTCACGGTTCAGTTGACCATCACTGCCAATATCAGCGGCACCATCTTTGCCTGCGCCGGACTCCCTCCTTCCTGTTCCAATCCCCAGCCATTAGCCGGCGCAACGGTCACGCTCATCAGCAACGGCAATGCAATTCAAACCGTGATTTCTGATCCTTCAGGCAATTATGTATTTACTCATGTTCCTCCTGGACTCTATATCATCACTATCAGTGGCATGCAGGGGGGGATGCAGTATAACGGCGTTTCATCGTCTCTTCAGCTCTCCGGCAATATCAGCGGGTTCAATATCGATGTCTTCTCTGGGTAA
- a CDS encoding proline dehydrogenase family protein, whose product MMLKGTLLYLAQNNRVRNFVIHNRATRSVSRRFVAGEVLDDAVAATRVLNQRGMHVSLDHLGENVSDEKEAISAAQDYINILDCIKQSGIDANISIKLTALGLDVSQELCERNVTRILEHAQQFPIFVRIDMEGSAYTERTVDITLRMHKRFEHVGTVIQSCLYRSKKDIEQLIAQGVRVRLVKGAYKEPKSVAFQNKSEVDHNYVRLMTMLLQHGNYPAIATHDEAIINATCKFARDNGISKSAFEFQMLYGIRRDLQEKLVAQGYNMRIYVPYGSQWYPYLMRRMAERPANLLFVMSNMIRK is encoded by the coding sequence ATGATGCTCAAGGGTACACTGCTGTATCTGGCTCAGAACAATAGGGTACGCAACTTCGTCATTCATAATCGTGCCACTCGCAGCGTTTCGCGCCGGTTCGTGGCCGGTGAGGTGCTGGACGATGCCGTCGCGGCAACACGCGTGCTTAATCAACGCGGCATGCATGTTTCGCTCGACCACCTGGGAGAAAATGTCTCTGACGAGAAGGAAGCGATATCCGCCGCGCAGGATTACATTAATATTCTTGATTGCATCAAGCAGTCAGGTATCGATGCCAATATCTCCATCAAGCTCACCGCGCTTGGACTGGATGTTTCGCAGGAGTTATGCGAACGAAATGTGACGCGCATCCTCGAACACGCGCAACAGTTTCCTATTTTCGTGCGCATCGATATGGAGGGTTCGGCCTATACCGAGCGAACGGTGGATATTACGCTACGGATGCACAAGCGCTTTGAGCATGTAGGCACGGTCATACAGTCCTGCCTGTATCGCAGCAAGAAGGATATCGAGCAGCTAATCGCCCAGGGAGTGCGCGTGCGCCTGGTCAAGGGCGCCTACAAAGAGCCGAAATCCGTGGCATTCCAGAACAAGAGCGAGGTCGATCACAATTATGTCAGGCTAATGACCATGTTGCTCCAGCATGGCAATTACCCGGCCATTGCCACGCATGACGAGGCTATCATCAATGCGACCTGCAAGTTTGCGCGTGACAACGGCATCAGCAAGTCGGCCTTCGAGTTCCAGATGCTCTATGGCATCCGGCGCGACCTGCAAGAAAAGCTGGTTGCCCAGGGATACAATATGCGCATCTACGTTCCCTATGGCTCGCAGTGGTATCCCTACCTGATGCGGCGCATGGCGGAACGGCCCGCTAACCTGTTATTTGTGATGAGCAATATGATTCGGAAATAG
- a CDS encoding gamma carbonic anhydrase family protein: MTVLPYKGISPTIEGNVFIAPGAMIIGNVTIREGASIWYNAVVRGDSAPIVIGRRTNIQDNCVLHVDEDAPLTIGDECTIGHGAIVHGATIGDHVLVGMNAVVLSHAQVGPRTIIGACALVSERKTIPEGVLAVGVPAKVARNLTVEEKDQIPASAAGYCARAVEHKKAIQSG; encoded by the coding sequence ATGACAGTTCTACCCTACAAGGGCATATCTCCCACCATCGAGGGCAACGTCTTCATTGCCCCGGGCGCGATGATCATTGGCAATGTCACCATTCGCGAAGGGGCCAGCATCTGGTACAATGCGGTCGTGCGAGGAGATAGCGCGCCCATCGTCATTGGACGCCGCACCAATATTCAGGATAACTGCGTGCTGCACGTCGATGAGGATGCGCCCCTGACGATTGGGGATGAGTGTACGATCGGTCACGGCGCTATCGTGCATGGCGCGACGATAGGTGACCATGTACTTGTTGGCATGAACGCCGTTGTCCTCTCGCACGCCCAGGTAGGCCCGCGCACGATCATCGGCGCGTGTGCCCTGGTTTCTGAGCGCAAGACGATACCAGAAGGCGTACTGGCGGTGGGAGTGCCCGCCAAAGTAGCGCGTAATCTCACTGTTGAGGAGAAGGATCAGATCCCCGCGAGCGCCGCCGGATATTGCGCGAGGGCAGTAGAGCATAAGAAAGCGATACAATCAGGCTGA
- a CDS encoding sigma-70 family RNA polymerase sigma factor — translation MIDIERAATGATLTLDDTKQMSTDLDKQYDDIVDRLLTKDLEYTDEDVEDSGKDENELEEDLTSMGPAPLELEEMSDMHEDLTQLQGSPVLDASILALPAIATGETHHARRSNVRRRRSEDADENADNTADAGESDAVMTYLREIGRVPMITHEREIELAQRIEMGDREAMKQFILANLRLVVSIAKRYVGRGLTLLDLIQEGNIGLIRAVQRYDWRRGHRFSTHATWWIRQAISRAVADKGRTIRLPVYVNTALNRIRRERQRLLQELGREPTEEELAEATGLDPIRMIELQSAPGAPVSLELPVGEDEEQELGDVLADTESASPEEIATTQTLKDEVQRVLESVLTPRERLVLQLRFGLGNSQAHPLEQVGRELGITRERVRQIEAGALAKLRQPPVLERLKG, via the coding sequence ATGATTGATATAGAGCGGGCCGCAACCGGAGCAACGCTTACCCTGGATGACACAAAACAAATGAGTACCGATCTGGACAAGCAATACGACGACATCGTCGACCGGTTGCTGACGAAAGATCTTGAATATACTGATGAAGATGTAGAGGATTCTGGCAAGGACGAAAACGAGCTGGAAGAGGACCTTACGAGTATGGGGCCAGCACCTCTTGAGTTGGAAGAAATGTCTGATATGCATGAAGACCTGACTCAATTACAAGGTTCACCCGTTCTGGATGCCTCCATTCTCGCTCTGCCGGCTATCGCAACCGGGGAGACCCACCACGCGCGTCGCTCAAACGTGCGCCGTCGTCGCTCCGAAGATGCCGATGAGAATGCAGACAATACCGCTGATGCCGGTGAGTCCGACGCGGTGATGACCTACCTGCGCGAAATTGGTCGCGTGCCTATGATTACGCATGAGCGTGAAATCGAACTCGCTCAGCGCATCGAGATGGGCGACCGCGAGGCGATGAAGCAGTTCATCCTGGCTAACCTGCGCCTGGTTGTGAGTATTGCCAAGCGCTACGTTGGCCGCGGCCTGACGCTGCTCGACCTGATCCAGGAAGGCAATATCGGCCTGATCCGTGCCGTACAGCGCTATGATTGGCGGCGTGGACATCGTTTCTCGACGCACGCCACCTGGTGGATTCGCCAGGCCATTAGCCGCGCCGTTGCCGATAAGGGTCGCACGATTCGCCTCCCCGTCTACGTCAATACGGCATTGAACCGTATTCGCCGCGAACGCCAGCGCCTGTTACAGGAACTGGGTCGCGAACCCACCGAAGAGGAACTGGCCGAGGCTACCGGGCTTGATCCCATTCGTATGATCGAGTTGCAGTCCGCTCCTGGCGCCCCTGTCTCCCTGGAATTGCCTGTCGGCGAAGACGAAGAGCAGGAACTCGGTGATGTGCTGGCCGATACCGAATCTGCCTCGCCAGAGGAGATCGCGACGACGCAGACGTTGAAGGATGAAGTACAGCGGGTTCTCGAATCGGTGCTCACTCCCCGCGAGCGATTGGTCTTGCAGTTGCGTTTTGGTCTTGGCAACAGCCAGGCCCACCCCCTCGAGCAGGTGGGACGCGAACTCGGCATCACTCGCGAACGCGTGCGCCAGATCGAAGCCGGGGCTTTAGCGAAGTTGCGCCAGCCGCCCGTGCTGGAACGGTTGAAGGGCTAA
- the mraZ gene encoding division/cell wall cluster transcriptional repressor MraZ, whose translation MEIRATAGPEAQWSISRLGLKRNMFLGEYEHTIDSKGRMAVPARFRGQLDRGAVISKGMGTCLSVYTMQRWEEKSAELVAGKSSDELRDFERRIYPSASEIELDGQGRLVIPARLRAYAKLDSEVTVAGVRDHFEIWDRATWQQYQERLDAEGNTIPF comes from the coding sequence ATGGAAATTCGGGCGACCGCCGGGCCTGAGGCTCAATGGTCGATTTCTCGATTGGGATTGAAAAGAAACATGTTTCTGGGCGAATACGAGCATACCATTGACTCAAAAGGGCGCATGGCGGTCCCCGCGAGGTTTCGCGGGCAGCTGGATCGCGGTGCGGTCATTAGTAAAGGAATGGGAACCTGCTTATCGGTCTATACCATGCAGCGCTGGGAGGAAAAATCGGCGGAACTCGTCGCGGGCAAATCAAGTGATGAACTGCGCGACTTCGAACGGCGCATTTATCCCAGCGCAAGCGAGATAGAACTGGATGGGCAGGGGCGGCTCGTTATTCCGGCCAGATTACGCGCCTACGCAAAGTTGGACAGTGAGGTGACCGTTGCCGGTGTGCGCGATCATTTCGAAATCTGGGATCGCGCCACCTGGCAGCAGTATCAGGAACGACTCGACGCCGAGGGGAATACCATCCCCTTTTAA
- a CDS encoding choice-of-anchor D domain-containing protein, giving the protein METKRCPGCHKLLRADAQICGTCGHNFVQVTYVRRKARTHPRPTLQLSDSSQPPASPHGAGHYSGLHPEDQPYLSSFMVAVHPEPDVPQPLTFQESAENVLPAREEDDPITPPGLPAHSQQRQVKKTVKLVASLSPSPLPETQRGSPVPSSAPAPRGPEQPQKVAARYQQPSAYRPAARRKSQFRSHAIPVLLIAACILFLLATSLLAFLLLNGKSHATRPTVLAPARLQLSTANIDLGTTEPGGVYHKTIVLTNSGEQSIIWQASSDSSWLSVTPASGKLTGNTTTSLPITVNCGVLPAGNYTGHIAFAQQGSHTLLTDLTVTMAIKASPVNLAVSLASLSFYGSAAQNPAGQALTIQNKGTAALAWSSSVTTANKGSWLSISPARGSLQANASQVVTVSVQSHGMAPGTYQGTINFKGGANPQVMVTLVVASPGNLGVSSSSLAFSAVAGQQAASQGLVVQNSGGQPLNWTAVAATANGGNWLSVTPSQGYLVAHVAANITVNANAAALNSGTYQGTLTFSYAGGPSMQVAVSFTVSPLPVPGLNVRPGTLNFSTIMGTNPAPQSFLITDSGTAPLDWAISEDANGTKYIPLASTHATLYPGKSTTITVQPNVSQAGAGTISAVLTVYDSDKGSQVPSAQIAVTITILNQAQISVSVNSMSFDQNSQITQSTELLVITNTGSAVLNWALAQSGQSQASWLSVDNSSGSLGPSEAALVNVTCNSSQLSPGTYTTTLEVSDTDSGSPVQPQYITVTLTVSS; this is encoded by the coding sequence ATGGAGACGAAACGCTGTCCAGGCTGTCATAAACTGTTGCGAGCCGATGCCCAGATTTGTGGTACCTGTGGGCACAACTTCGTCCAGGTTACTTATGTGAGGCGAAAGGCCAGAACTCACCCTCGCCCGACGCTACAATTGTCTGACTCATCCCAGCCACCGGCTTCTCCGCATGGCGCGGGACATTATTCCGGCCTGCACCCCGAAGATCAACCCTACCTATCCAGCTTCATGGTTGCTGTGCATCCCGAACCTGATGTTCCACAACCTTTGACCTTCCAGGAATCCGCGGAAAATGTATTGCCCGCGCGAGAGGAAGATGATCCCATTACTCCGCCAGGACTGCCTGCTCACTCTCAACAGCGCCAGGTGAAGAAAACAGTAAAACTGGTGGCTTCCCTGTCTCCTTCACCACTGCCAGAGACCCAACGCGGCTCACCTGTACCATCGTCCGCTCCGGCTCCCCGCGGCCCAGAGCAGCCGCAAAAAGTAGCAGCTCGCTATCAACAACCATCCGCGTATCGCCCGGCAGCGCGGCGGAAATCACAGTTCCGCTCGCATGCCATACCCGTGCTGTTAATAGCCGCCTGTATCCTCTTTTTATTGGCGACCAGTCTGCTTGCGTTTCTCCTGTTGAATGGGAAATCGCATGCTACCCGCCCCACAGTACTCGCGCCCGCGCGCCTGCAATTATCGACGGCTAACATTGATCTGGGCACAACCGAACCGGGGGGCGTGTATCACAAAACGATAGTGCTGACCAATAGCGGCGAACAATCGATCATATGGCAGGCGAGCAGCGATTCATCCTGGCTCAGCGTTACACCGGCCAGCGGAAAATTGACAGGCAATACCACTACATCACTTCCTATTACTGTCAATTGCGGTGTATTGCCAGCTGGAAACTATACCGGCCATATCGCGTTCGCCCAGCAGGGCAGCCATACACTGTTGACGGACCTGACGGTCACCATGGCAATCAAGGCATCTCCCGTCAATCTGGCCGTGTCGCTTGCCTCGTTATCTTTCTATGGCAGCGCCGCCCAGAATCCTGCCGGCCAGGCGCTGACTATTCAGAACAAAGGCACCGCTGCCCTCGCCTGGAGTTCAAGCGTAACCACGGCAAATAAAGGCTCCTGGCTCTCGATCAGCCCGGCGCGAGGAAGTTTGCAGGCAAATGCCAGCCAGGTCGTGACTGTAAGCGTTCAATCGCATGGCATGGCACCCGGAACGTACCAGGGAACGATTAATTTTAAGGGTGGGGCTAACCCACAGGTGATGGTAACGCTGGTTGTCGCTTCTCCCGGCAACCTGGGTGTCTCATCCTCTTCCCTGGCATTCTCCGCCGTGGCGGGCCAGCAGGCGGCGAGCCAGGGATTGGTGGTGCAGAACAGCGGCGGACAGCCTCTGAACTGGACGGCGGTTGCGGCCACAGCCAATGGCGGAAACTGGTTGAGTGTTACTCCTTCGCAGGGCTATCTCGTTGCGCATGTCGCGGCAAACATCACGGTAAATGCTAATGCGGCAGCCCTCAACTCCGGTACGTATCAGGGAACGCTGACCTTTAGCTATGCTGGCGGCCCATCGATGCAGGTAGCCGTTTCGTTCACCGTCAGTCCGCTCCCGGTTCCCGGCCTCAATGTCCGTCCCGGCACGCTGAATTTCAGCACCATTATGGGCACCAATCCAGCGCCGCAAAGCTTCTTAATTACGGATAGCGGGACAGCCCCGCTCGACTGGGCAATCTCAGAGGATGCGAATGGCACGAAGTATATTCCTCTTGCCTCGACGCATGCCACGCTGTATCCAGGGAAAAGTACCACCATTACCGTCCAGCCCAACGTATCACAGGCCGGAGCCGGAACGATTTCCGCCGTCCTCACGGTCTATGATAGCGATAAAGGCTCGCAAGTACCGAGCGCACAGATCGCTGTTACCATCACTATTCTCAACCAGGCGCAGATCAGTGTTTCCGTAAACAGTATGAGCTTCGACCAGAACAGCCAGATAACCCAATCTACCGAACTGCTCGTAATCACCAATACCGGCTCTGCCGTCCTCAACTGGGCGCTGGCGCAGTCCGGTCAATCACAGGCCTCCTGGCTCTCTGTAGATAACAGTTCAGGCTCACTAGGACCTTCCGAGGCGGCGCTGGTCAATGTAACGTGCAACAGCAGCCAGCTCTCTCCCGGCACCTATACGACCACACTCGAGGTCAGCGATACCGACTCCGGCTCACCCGTCCAGCCGCAATATATTACCGTGACACTGACCGTTTCGAGTTAA